In Granulicatella elegans, one genomic interval encodes:
- a CDS encoding YSIRK-type signal peptide-containing protein (The YSIRK form of extended signal peptide directs nascent proteins to the cross-wall site, while signal peptides lacking YSIRK direct proteins instead to the cell pole. A large fraction of YSIRK proteins are surface proteins anchored by sortase-mediated processing of a C-terminal LPXTG motif.), producing MRQKESLRAKLVKRYLRFGIRKFTIGVASVAIASGLMMIGSHQIQAEETAPTSTTVNKEQAAVSEKPDDSTTKTTVTIKFVSEGKEIKGHTIIETGMEGQPIPEGNVQTHIDVIKNMGYTLVNNPFLTSDETKPKFDKNDKEIVITFKSMHATVKPIYALQGEIVSKDAVKDAVTTKINTKKEVVTIPSTIEAGNDSLKAKVIVTYGSGDFTRDEVVEVPVKVLPRKSVTSGITVLKGIENNVLITKVREHVTKELQTLKNLPSEVTVTIKNDAYATPKTNENKETEMDVTIQYKNESKVLKEITVEVPIKVVSSTVKSFPVLEGTKIPAKTVENSVVPGKGGKVEPLDESAIPDTTGQTKVEVPVTVKYGTDQEHPDLVEKVTVSIIVVAKPKPITVEEGTTITNELVEKQITLPKNSKITKIGSIPDTKTAGNKGNIPVTIELEDGQTLTLHVPVTVTSKAENGGNHSNQGEHSNNNVIPPKPSETKPTETNQTGWNFVNGKWYYKKDGKNITKKWEKINGKWYFFTPSGDIKNNGWEFVNGKWYYLEQSGAMKASQWFKSSGKWYYVNHSGVMEIGWLQVNGKWYYLEQSGAMKASQWFKLNEKWYYVNDSGELLVNTTTPDGYKVNENGEWINE from the coding sequence ATGAGACAAAAAGAAAGCCTACGAGCAAAACTAGTGAAACGTTATTTACGATTTGGTATTCGTAAATTTACGATTGGGGTAGCAAGTGTTGCAATTGCTTCAGGATTAATGATGATTGGGAGTCACCAAATTCAAGCTGAAGAAACAGCTCCAACAAGCACAACTGTAAACAAAGAACAAGCTGCTGTTTCTGAAAAACCAGATGATTCAACAACTAAAACAACTGTAACGATTAAATTTGTATCTGAGGGGAAAGAAATAAAAGGACATACAATTATTGAAACAGGAATGGAAGGACAGCCTATTCCAGAAGGTAATGTTCAAACTCATATAGATGTTATAAAAAATATGGGATACACATTAGTTAACAATCCATTTTTAACTTCAGATGAAACTAAGCCTAAATTTGATAAAAATGATAAAGAAATCGTAATTACTTTTAAATCAATGCATGCAACTGTTAAACCGATTTATGCTTTGCAAGGTGAAATAGTTAGTAAAGATGCTGTAAAAGATGCAGTTACTACAAAAATCAATACTAAAAAAGAAGTGGTAACTATCCCTTCAACTATTGAAGCAGGGAATGATTCTCTGAAAGCTAAAGTTATCGTTACATATGGTTCAGGTGATTTTACGAGAGATGAAGTGGTTGAAGTTCCTGTTAAAGTATTACCAAGAAAAAGTGTAACGTCAGGTATAACCGTTCTAAAAGGGATAGAAAATAATGTATTAATCACTAAAGTGCGAGAACACGTTACAAAAGAGTTGCAAACTTTAAAGAATTTACCAAGTGAAGTAACAGTTACCATTAAAAATGATGCTTATGCAACTCCGAAAACGAATGAGAATAAAGAGACTGAAATGGATGTAACTATTCAATATAAAAATGAAAGCAAAGTTCTTAAAGAAATAACAGTCGAAGTTCCGATTAAAGTTGTAAGTTCAACTGTAAAATCATTTCCAGTTTTAGAAGGAACTAAAATCCCTGCGAAGACAGTTGAAAATAGTGTGGTTCCTGGAAAAGGAGGAAAAGTAGAACCTCTTGATGAAAGTGCTATTCCAGATACAACAGGACAAACAAAAGTTGAAGTTCCTGTCACAGTTAAGTATGGAACAGATCAAGAACATCCTGATTTAGTAGAAAAGGTAACTGTTTCTATTATTGTTGTTGCTAAACCAAAACCTATTACTGTAGAAGAAGGAACAACGATTACTAACGAACTAGTGGAAAAACAAATCACTCTTCCAAAAAACTCTAAAATTACGAAGATTGGTTCTATTCCAGATACAAAAACAGCTGGTAATAAAGGTAATATTCCTGTAACAATTGAATTGGAAGATGGACAAACCCTTACACTACATGTACCGGTAACTGTAACATCTAAAGCTGAAAACGGTGGAAATCATTCGAATCAAGGAGAACACTCGAATAATAATGTTATTCCACCAAAACCATCAGAAACTAAACCAACAGAAACCAATCAAACAGGTTGGAATTTTGTAAATGGAAAATGGTATTATAAGAAAGATGGAAAAAATATCACTAAAAAATGGGAAAAAATTAATGGAAAATGGTACTTCTTTACCCCATCAGGAGATATTAAAAATAATGGTTGGGAATTTGTGAATGGTAAGTGGTATTATTTAGAACAATCAGGAGCCATGAAAGCTTCCCAATGGTTTAAATCAAGTGGAAAGTGGTACTATGTGAATCATTCAGGAGTAATGGAAATTGGTTGGTTACAAGTTAATGGAAAATGGTATTACTTAGAGCAATCAGGAGCCATGAAAGCTTCTCAGTGGTTTAAATTAAATGAAAAATGGTATTACGTGAATGATTCAGGTGAATTATTAGTGAATACAACAACTCCAGACGGTTATAAAGTAAATGAAAATGGAGAATGGATCAATGAATAG